GTTGCCAGATTACATCTGGCAGGCAGCCAGAACTCATGAGTTCTGGCAACGCTGGATGTACTTCTCGACAGTCTCACTCGAAACGTGTCCTGCTGTTCCCGCGTAGTAGCCCCGCGCCCACTTGATTTTCTCGCTGTCGTGGTCGGCGTGGCGGTGGTTGTATTTCCGCGAGCTGATGCCTTTGAACCAGTTGGCGAGAAGTGACGGAGCGTGCTTCGGCGGGCTACTGACGAACAGGTGGATGTGGTTGGGTTGGATAGTGAGGTCGATAATCTCCAACCCCTTCTCGTCAGCGATTTCGTGGAGGATTTCTCGCACACGGGTTGCAACGTCACCAACGAGTACCGACCGACGGTACTTCGGTATCCACACTATGTGGTAGTTGAGGTTGTACGTTGCGTGCCGTGTGGTCTTCATCCGTACTACACACTATACGTAGCGAGTGTCTTAAAACTACCGTACACGGTGGGAAATCCAGCCGTACTATCGTCGGTGGATGTGTACGCTATTGTCCGCTTGACCCGCGCCTGAAGACGCGGGTATGCGCTCG
The genomic region above belongs to Natronomonas moolapensis 8.8.11 and contains:
- the tnpA gene encoding IS200/IS605-like element ISNamo18 family transposase, with the translated sequence MKTTRHATYNLNYHIVWIPKYRRSVLVGDVATRVREILHEIADEKGLEIIDLTIQPNHIHLFVSSPPKHAPSLLANWFKGISSRKYNHRHADHDSEKIKWARGYYAGTAGHVSSETVEKYIQRCQNS